A stretch of Halostagnicola kamekurae DNA encodes these proteins:
- a CDS encoding radical SAM protein has translation MTVPETLSVTIVDGYVDEPAHFGVPPYMSTYPRYAAGALVDAGVPRERITYHTIDGLRDEPDRWRDVDEADLLVYLGGMTVPGKYVGGTPAEPDEVRKLAWTAGGTTLMGGPVKFGVGEENAGATETERRDLDFDFVAKGDVEAAVYDLVESGLEGFNNRMRDVDEVSRWAQEGAFVVEQHPNHPDHLICELETSRGCAYRCSFCTEPLYGNPTFRPPPTVVGEVDALSNHGVAHFRIGRQADILAYGGDGEAPNPEALRELYGGIREVAPDLETLHLDNMNPITIVNWPEKSREGIRIIAEHNTPGDTAAFGLESADPLVQEENNLNVSAEECFEAVKIVNEEAGWRPDGNSEAVRPAEHPQAATPGGSPTRLPKLLPGINLLHGLKGEREETYERNLEFLRRVYDEGYMLRRINIRQVMSFDGTEMSDTGATIANEHKDLFKRYKKQVREEIDNPMLRRVTPVGTVLPDVHLEYHQDGTTFGRQLGTYPLLVGIPGELELGRTLDVAVVDHGYRSVSGVPYPLDINSASMDELEAIPGIGSSRAGDIVVDRPYDSVAEAETGPDADLTRFATVNGPNQAD, from the coding sequence ATGACTGTCCCCGAAACGCTCTCGGTGACGATCGTCGACGGCTACGTCGACGAACCCGCCCACTTCGGGGTCCCCCCGTACATGTCGACGTATCCGCGATACGCGGCCGGCGCGCTCGTCGACGCGGGCGTCCCGCGCGAGCGGATCACCTACCACACGATCGACGGTCTGCGCGACGAACCCGACCGCTGGCGCGACGTCGACGAGGCCGACCTCCTCGTCTACCTCGGCGGGATGACCGTTCCCGGAAAGTACGTCGGCGGAACCCCCGCGGAGCCCGACGAGGTCCGCAAACTCGCCTGGACGGCCGGCGGGACGACCCTGATGGGCGGGCCGGTCAAGTTCGGCGTCGGCGAGGAAAACGCCGGCGCGACCGAGACCGAACGCCGCGATCTCGACTTCGACTTCGTCGCGAAAGGCGACGTCGAGGCGGCGGTCTACGACCTCGTCGAGAGTGGCCTCGAGGGATTCAACAACCGGATGCGAGACGTCGACGAGGTCTCCCGGTGGGCCCAGGAGGGCGCGTTCGTCGTCGAGCAACATCCGAACCATCCCGACCACCTGATCTGCGAACTCGAGACCTCCCGTGGCTGTGCCTACCGGTGTTCGTTCTGTACGGAGCCGCTGTACGGGAATCCCACGTTCCGGCCGCCGCCGACCGTCGTCGGCGAGGTGGACGCGCTCTCGAACCACGGCGTGGCGCACTTCCGGATCGGTCGCCAGGCGGACATCCTCGCCTACGGCGGCGACGGCGAAGCGCCGAACCCCGAAGCGCTTCGCGAACTCTACGGCGGGATCCGCGAGGTCGCACCCGACCTCGAGACGCTCCACCTCGACAACATGAACCCCATCACGATCGTCAACTGGCCCGAGAAGAGCCGGGAGGGGATCCGGATCATCGCCGAACACAACACGCCAGGGGATACGGCCGCGTTCGGCCTCGAATCGGCGGACCCGCTCGTACAGGAGGAGAACAACCTGAACGTCAGCGCCGAGGAGTGTTTCGAGGCGGTCAAAATCGTCAACGAGGAAGCGGGCTGGCGGCCCGACGGGAACTCGGAAGCGGTTCGGCCCGCAGAACACCCGCAGGCGGCAACACCCGGCGGGTCACCGACTCGACTTCCGAAGCTGCTACCCGGAATCAACCTCTTACACGGGCTCAAAGGCGAGCGCGAGGAGACCTACGAACGGAACCTCGAGTTCCTCAGACGCGTCTACGACGAGGGGTACATGCTGCGTCGGATCAACATCCGGCAGGTCATGTCCTTCGACGGGACCGAGATGTCGGACACCGGCGCGACCATCGCCAACGAGCACAAGGACTTGTTCAAACGCTACAAGAAACAGGTTCGCGAGGAGATCGACAACCCGATGCTGCGACGGGTCACGCCGGTGGGGACCGTTCTGCCGGACGTCCACCTCGAGTACCACCAGGACGGAACGACGTTCGGTCGCCAGTTGGGAACCTACCCGCTGCTCGTCGGCATCCCCGGCGAACTCGAGTTGGGTCGGACCCTAGACGTCGCGGTGGTCGACCACGGCTACCGGTCCGTCTCCGGTGTGCCGTACCCGCTCGACATCAACAGCGCGTCGATGGACGAACTCGAGGCGATCCCGGGTATCGGCTCGAGTCGCGCGGGCGACATCGTCGTCGACCGCCCGTACGATTCCGTCGCCGAAGCCGAAACCGGCCCCGACGCGGACCTGACCCGGTTCGCGACGGTGAACGGGCCGAATCAGGCTGACTAA
- a CDS encoding TRAM domain-containing protein — MEISEKLLCLFSTAVSEEEDRYVIEVPRQEVDTGGVEPGEIYKVALISRDEADTETTVAPEESSAPSEPQPPVDVGETRYVEIEDIGKQGDGIARVERGYVIIVPGADVGERVKVEVSEVKSNFAVGEVIEETF; from the coding sequence GTGGAGATATCTGAAAAACTCCTGTGTCTGTTCAGTACAGCCGTTTCGGAAGAGGAGGATCGATACGTCATCGAAGTCCCGCGACAGGAAGTCGACACCGGCGGGGTCGAACCGGGGGAGATCTACAAGGTCGCACTCATCTCTCGAGACGAGGCGGATACGGAGACGACGGTCGCGCCCGAGGAGTCGAGCGCGCCGTCCGAACCGCAGCCGCCGGTCGACGTCGGTGAAACCCGGTACGTCGAAATCGAGGACATCGGCAAGCAAGGCGACGGCATCGCCCGCGTCGAGCGAGGGTACGTCATCATCGTGCCCGGCGCGGACGTCGGCGAACGGGTGAAGGTCGAAGTCAGCGAGGTCAAGTCCAACTTCGCCGTCGGCGAAGTAATCGAAGAAACCTTCTAA
- a CDS encoding heptaprenylglyceryl phosphate synthase, which yields MDIDWDDCSHITKVDPAKPLPADLEILQETDLVMVGGSDGVTEDNTLKTIRAIAAAAPDVPVLQEPYDASQVSRETIDRADLLAVPAVYNGDWDHFVGKHVDLFTELGRKPSETLGSSVPLVGDVIESRGLDAISNLASNLVGEGYVVQHLESAAADVSGVDAVYTPEEVAGAALATEAFYGFPIFYVEYSGAYGGPEDVEAASPHLSETTLLYGGGIDSHEKTTEILEAGADAVVVGDSFHDDPAIYLETIPEQ from the coding sequence ATGGATATCGACTGGGACGACTGCAGCCACATCACGAAGGTCGATCCGGCGAAGCCCCTGCCCGCTGACCTCGAGATCCTTCAAGAGACGGACCTCGTGATGGTCGGCGGCTCGGACGGCGTCACCGAAGACAACACGCTCAAGACGATTCGCGCGATCGCGGCCGCCGCACCCGACGTCCCGGTCTTGCAGGAACCCTACGACGCGAGCCAGGTCTCGAGAGAGACGATCGATCGAGCCGATCTCCTCGCGGTTCCGGCCGTCTACAACGGCGACTGGGACCATTTCGTCGGCAAACACGTCGACCTCTTTACGGAGCTCGGCCGGAAGCCGAGCGAAACGCTCGGCTCGAGCGTGCCGCTCGTCGGGGACGTGATCGAATCGAGGGGGCTCGACGCGATTTCGAACCTCGCGTCGAACCTCGTCGGCGAAGGGTACGTCGTCCAGCACCTCGAGTCTGCGGCTGCCGACGTCTCAGGCGTCGACGCCGTCTACACGCCCGAGGAGGTCGCCGGCGCGGCGCTCGCCACCGAGGCGTTCTACGGGTTTCCGATCTTCTACGTCGAGTACTCGGGCGCGTACGGCGGTCCCGAAGACGTCGAAGCGGCGTCGCCGCATCTCTCAGAGACGACGCTGCTCTACGGCGGCGGAATCGACAGCCACGAGAAAACGACCGAAATCCTCGAGGCGGGCGCGGACGCGGTCGTCGTCGGCGACAGTTTTCACGACGATCCCGCGATCTACCTCGAGACGATCCCAGAACAGTAG
- a CDS encoding YkgJ family cysteine cluster protein yields MQSLEAELEQARGLSVSELADAIESIGFECTRCGACCTAETNDDGAGSNTDAGTTEAHTATVFPDEVRTLLEGAGEEDSDDEPRELAADGATADEWRDVARPMPYGLAEGEDGDLEGETFEWALQTTGCGDCVFYEEDEQGVGGCVAHEDRPLICRTYPFSVALAGTSQPMGEAVDEEGLVRAHECEGLGRDISRADAEDLAAALKERAVRELEEAIGVRDNYEPASPDRGEVVVHDSEGAKRPDGTPVEE; encoded by the coding sequence GTGCAGTCTCTCGAAGCGGAGCTTGAGCAGGCCCGCGGGCTCTCGGTGAGCGAACTGGCGGACGCGATCGAATCGATCGGGTTCGAGTGTACGCGCTGTGGCGCGTGCTGTACCGCCGAAACGAACGACGACGGCGCGGGGTCCAACACCGACGCCGGGACGACCGAAGCCCACACCGCGACGGTGTTTCCCGACGAGGTCAGGACGCTGCTCGAGGGCGCAGGCGAAGAGGACTCCGACGACGAGCCGCGGGAACTGGCGGCCGACGGCGCGACCGCAGACGAGTGGCGAGACGTCGCTCGGCCGATGCCGTACGGGCTGGCCGAGGGCGAGGACGGCGACCTCGAGGGCGAGACGTTCGAGTGGGCGCTGCAGACGACCGGTTGCGGCGATTGCGTGTTCTACGAGGAAGACGAGCAGGGAGTCGGAGGGTGCGTCGCTCACGAGGATCGGCCCCTGATCTGTCGGACCTACCCGTTCAGCGTCGCGCTCGCAGGGACGAGCCAGCCGATGGGCGAGGCCGTCGACGAGGAGGGTCTCGTTCGGGCCCACGAGTGCGAAGGATTGGGCCGAGACATCTCTCGAGCAGACGCGGAGGACCTCGCCGCCGCGCTGAAAGAACGCGCGGTGCGAGAACTCGAGGAGGCCATCGGCGTCCGAGACAATTACGAGCCCGCATCGCCCGACCGCGGCGAGGTAGTGGTTCACGACTCCGAAGGCGCGAAGCGGCCCGACGGGACGCCGGTCGAGGAGTAG
- a CDS encoding MBL fold metallo-hydrolase encodes MDSRRCPVAVETAAPGGTTNAYLLGTDPAVLVDPAARTDDLDELVGARNVEHVVVTHTHPDHVGAAAAYADRTDAALWAHRAHVDRFRRSVGRDPDRLLWPRTTISIGDGSGATDVVTVLDAPGHSSDHVALVVGDGGPIVCGDCAMAEGSVVVGAPDGDMRAYMTTLRRFRATDPPELLPGHGPVIQQPRATLERLLEHRNRRERSVLAAVDSGAETLPGILETAYDKDLTGVRGMARATVRAHLEKLAVEGRLEWDGERARASNSA; translated from the coding sequence ATGGACAGTCGCCGCTGCCCAGTCGCGGTCGAGACAGCCGCGCCGGGCGGAACGACGAACGCGTACCTTCTCGGCACCGATCCTGCGGTGCTCGTCGATCCCGCGGCCCGAACTGACGACCTCGACGAACTCGTCGGGGCGCGTAACGTCGAACACGTCGTCGTCACTCACACGCATCCGGACCACGTCGGAGCAGCGGCCGCGTACGCCGATCGAACCGACGCCGCGCTCTGGGCCCACCGCGCTCACGTCGATCGGTTCCGCCGGTCGGTCGGGCGCGATCCGGACCGGCTGCTGTGGCCCAGAACGACGATTTCGATCGGCGACGGGTCGGGAGCGACCGACGTGGTTACCGTCCTCGACGCGCCCGGTCACTCGAGCGACCACGTCGCGCTGGTCGTCGGCGACGGCGGCCCGATCGTCTGCGGCGATTGCGCGATGGCCGAGGGCAGCGTCGTCGTGGGTGCGCCGGACGGCGACATGCGAGCGTACATGACCACGCTCAGACGGTTTCGAGCGACCGATCCGCCCGAGCTACTCCCCGGCCACGGCCCGGTCATCCAGCAGCCTCGAGCGACGCTCGAGCGGCTGCTCGAACACCGAAACCGCCGGGAGCGAAGCGTGCTCGCGGCGGTCGATTCCGGGGCCGAAACGCTTCCGGGGATCCTCGAGACCGCCTACGACAAAGACCTGACGGGGGTTCGAGGGATGGCTCGAGCGACGGTGCGTGCCCACCTCGAGAAACTCGCGGTCGAAGGACGACTCGAGTGGGACGGCGAGCGAGCTCGGGCGTCTAATTCGGCTTGA
- a CDS encoding helix-turn-helix domain-containing protein, with product MSTSTADEQATAAEEPLTETEYRERLRELPPSAKLVAKVLETDSPLSQGQLAEESLLPDRTVRYALNRLEDVDLVESRYSFRDARKQVYSLNH from the coding sequence ATGAGCACGAGCACGGCCGACGAGCAGGCGACTGCCGCCGAAGAGCCACTGACCGAAACCGAGTACAGAGAACGGCTGCGCGAGCTCCCCCCGAGTGCGAAACTCGTCGCGAAAGTCCTCGAGACCGATTCGCCGCTCTCGCAGGGGCAACTCGCCGAAGAATCGCTGCTTCCCGACCGGACCGTTCGCTACGCCCTCAACCGCCTCGAGGACGTCGACCTCGTCGAATCGCGTTACAGCTTCCGCGACGCGCGAAAGCAAGTGTACTCTCTCAACCACTGA
- a CDS encoding PPOX class F420-dependent oxidoreductase, whose protein sequence is MESIPAAYEDLFDKESIAHVSTLMPDGTPQVTPVWVDVDDEGYVCINTVRDRQKAKNLSENPKVGLSITDPDDPYRYLSIRGAVEEMTTEGAVDHIDRLAQRYMDVEEYPYHDDEESDRVIVRIRPDRVIAGQ, encoded by the coding sequence ATGGAGTCCATCCCAGCGGCGTACGAGGATCTGTTCGATAAAGAGAGCATCGCCCACGTTTCGACGCTCATGCCCGACGGCACCCCGCAGGTCACGCCGGTCTGGGTCGACGTCGACGACGAGGGTTACGTCTGCATCAATACCGTTCGCGATCGACAGAAGGCCAAGAACCTCTCGGAGAACCCCAAGGTGGGGCTGTCGATCACCGATCCCGACGACCCGTATCGGTACCTCTCGATTCGCGGCGCCGTCGAGGAGATGACGACCGAAGGCGCGGTCGACCACATCGATCGACTCGCGCAGCGGTACATGGACGTCGAGGAGTACCCCTATCACGACGACGAGGAGAGCGACCGGGTGATCGTCCGCATCCGTCCCGACCGAGTCATCGCGGGGCAGTGA
- a CDS encoding class I SAM-dependent methyltransferase has translation MKGQEWYQADDVAEEYDDKRFSQGGELIDQREKEAVLEAIAPLEDKDVLEIACGTGRFTVMLAAHGANVVGLDISAAMLQHGRQKAKRADVAGELDFLRGDAGRLPFPDDHFDTVVAMRFFHLADDPEGFLQEMRRVSRDQIVFDTFNRFSSRSIYNWALPMGSRLYSKSEVSVLLAKAGLTLEGVEDDFIVPYGFYRSMPNALAAPIRRLDSLVGELPVTDHLSSVSYWNTRIR, from the coding sequence GTGAAAGGACAGGAGTGGTACCAGGCCGACGATGTCGCCGAGGAGTACGACGACAAACGGTTCTCTCAGGGCGGTGAACTTATCGATCAGCGTGAAAAGGAGGCCGTACTCGAGGCGATTGCCCCCCTCGAGGACAAAGACGTACTCGAGATCGCCTGTGGTACCGGGCGATTTACCGTGATGCTCGCGGCACACGGTGCGAACGTCGTGGGACTCGATATTTCGGCTGCGATGTTACAGCACGGACGGCAGAAAGCAAAGCGCGCGGACGTCGCCGGCGAACTCGATTTCCTCCGCGGCGACGCGGGACGGCTCCCGTTTCCCGACGACCACTTCGATACGGTCGTCGCGATGCGGTTTTTCCACCTCGCCGACGACCCCGAAGGGTTCTTACAGGAGATGCGACGCGTCTCGCGCGATCAGATCGTCTTCGATACGTTCAACAGGTTCTCCTCGCGGAGCATCTACAACTGGGCGCTCCCGATGGGCTCGCGGCTGTACTCGAAGAGCGAAGTGAGCGTTCTGTTGGCAAAGGCGGGGCTCACGCTCGAGGGGGTCGAAGACGATTTCATCGTTCCCTACGGCTTCTATCGATCGATGCCCAACGCCCTCGCCGCGCCGATCCGACGACTCGACTCGCTCGTCGGCGAGCTTCCGGTCACCGATCACCTCTCGTCGGTCTCCTACTGGAACACGCGAATTCGATAG
- a CDS encoding glycosyltransferase family 2 protein, translating into MELSVVVSTLNDREQLLSSLDALGDRTPETTEIVVVNGPSSDGTTGAVRERADVDVLVEISERNTNVSRNAGLEVASSDAVAFLDGKYVVGDDWYDAIQRAIGAGDDVVAGPVAGRPDGKLKPSQTIDGRAVTPFDCDNVAFDSTVLEALDGFDEYLSLDGSRDCAHRVDALGFDVSWDDEMATRCDVETDGGRREWGATYRSLAYRLSKNYGPRPSVAGRVGCSAIRDGVAAVRAIVAGETTPTGWFDDGLAVTKNLLRGFADGVRARFADRSPRRNPHGISVRHDRAVQVYDRRGSSE; encoded by the coding sequence ATGGAGCTCTCGGTAGTCGTCTCGACGCTCAACGACCGGGAGCAACTGCTCTCCAGTCTGGACGCCCTCGGCGATCGAACGCCGGAGACGACCGAGATCGTCGTCGTCAACGGCCCGTCATCGGACGGAACGACCGGAGCCGTCCGCGAACGCGCAGACGTCGACGTGCTGGTCGAGATCTCGGAACGAAACACGAACGTCTCCCGAAACGCCGGCCTCGAGGTCGCCTCGAGCGACGCCGTCGCGTTTCTGGACGGGAAGTACGTCGTCGGGGACGACTGGTACGACGCGATCCAACGCGCGATCGGGGCCGGCGACGACGTCGTCGCCGGCCCGGTGGCGGGCCGCCCGGACGGGAAATTGAAACCGTCGCAAACGATCGACGGACGCGCGGTGACGCCGTTTGACTGCGACAACGTCGCGTTCGATTCGACCGTGCTCGAAGCGCTCGACGGGTTCGACGAGTACCTCTCCCTCGACGGCTCTCGAGACTGCGCCCATCGCGTCGACGCGCTCGGATTCGACGTGAGCTGGGACGACGAGATGGCGACGCGCTGTGACGTCGAAACCGACGGCGGCCGCCGCGAGTGGGGGGCGACCTACCGGTCGCTCGCCTACCGGCTGTCGAAGAACTACGGGCCGCGGCCGTCGGTCGCGGGACGGGTCGGTTGCAGCGCGATTCGAGACGGCGTCGCGGCCGTTCGAGCCATCGTGGCCGGCGAGACGACCCCGACCGGCTGGTTCGACGACGGACTCGCGGTGACGAAGAACCTGCTTCGTGGCTTCGCGGACGGCGTCCGCGCTCGGTTCGCCGACCGATCGCCCCGCCGGAACCCACACGGGATTTCGGTGCGACACGATCGCGCGGTGCAGGTCTACGACAGACGCGGTTCGTCGGAGTAG
- a CDS encoding amidohydrolase family protein, whose product MLELEHGFRIVDVYTRLTPGGEPSGGPQTISPDRLEREMHQAGITRAVVFPRATPETSYVAANNGVARRSVDRPFVAFARINGSEGDGSTATSRLRNAVSSRKSFHTTPEDVEQYAYDDRFHGFVLDPATDGYPDAAVLDVLEDVGHPIIVSGGQNAPPARIAETFLERSIPVIVSHFGGHPLDRDLMNEMIDLLETYDECYLETSFVRYRDVLERALLEHPDRVLFGSGAPDCHPDVAVMEILTLDVSEDKLWRAFSKNTCRVIEALAPDHD is encoded by the coding sequence ATGCTGGAGTTGGAACACGGGTTTCGCATCGTGGACGTCTATACACGACTGACACCCGGTGGCGAACCGAGTGGGGGACCACAGACGATTTCGCCGGATCGCCTCGAGCGGGAGATGCACCAGGCCGGGATCACGCGAGCAGTCGTCTTCCCGCGCGCGACGCCGGAGACGAGTTACGTCGCCGCGAACAACGGCGTCGCCCGTCGGAGCGTCGACAGGCCCTTCGTCGCGTTCGCCCGAATCAACGGCTCCGAAGGGGACGGGTCGACGGCCACGAGTCGACTCCGAAACGCCGTCTCCAGTCGCAAGTCGTTCCACACGACGCCGGAAGACGTCGAGCAGTACGCCTACGACGACCGCTTTCACGGGTTCGTCCTCGATCCGGCCACCGACGGATATCCGGATGCGGCCGTCCTCGACGTGCTCGAGGACGTCGGCCATCCAATCATCGTCTCGGGCGGGCAGAACGCCCCGCCGGCCCGGATCGCGGAAACGTTCCTCGAGCGCTCGATCCCCGTCATCGTTTCGCACTTCGGCGGCCACCCGCTCGACCGCGACCTGATGAACGAGATGATCGACCTCCTCGAAACGTACGACGAGTGCTATCTCGAGACGAGTTTCGTTAGGTATCGTGACGTCCTCGAGCGCGCGCTGCTCGAACACCCCGATCGGGTCCTGTTCGGCAGCGGCGCACCGGACTGTCACCCCGACGTCGCCGTCATGGAGATTCTGACGCTCGACGTCTCCGAGGACAAACTCTGGCGCGCCTTCTCGAAGAACACGTGTCGCGTGATCGAGGCGCTCGCGCCGGATCACGACTGA
- the thsA gene encoding thermosome subunit alpha — MFVLSEDSQRTQGRDAQSSNIMAGKAVAESVRTTLGPRGMDKMLVGSSGDVVITNDGATILNEMDIEHPAAQMIVEVAESQEDEVGDGTTTASVLAGNLLGEAEDLIEQDVHATTIVEGYHEAARIALEAIDEQVSEVAVDDDILGQVAESSMTGKGTGGLTAAELGETVVETIRHVETDDGVARENVSVHTQVGASSNATELVPGIVIDEEPAHDAMPTDVEDASIALLDVELELQTGEVDAEYAIDSIDQLNAAIDAEEGELDNYADAIVDSGVDVVFTTDGVDDRVAAKLANEGVLVFENIGSSDAKNVASATGVSRVGALEDLEEADFGHAEHVRTESYNDDELAFIEGGSAAESVTVFVRGGTKHVVDELERTIGDALDVVATALESGEVVPGAGATEIAIADKIRSEAAGIEGRKQLAITSFADAVDIVPRTLAANTGQDPIDSLVDLRAAHESDGRAGLITDNEEVTIGDPLEHGVVDPADVKREAIESATEAATMIARIDDVISAE, encoded by the coding sequence ATGTTTGTTTTGAGCGAGGATAGCCAGCGAACGCAGGGCCGCGATGCCCAGTCGTCGAACATCATGGCCGGCAAAGCGGTTGCCGAGTCGGTACGGACGACACTCGGTCCCCGCGGCATGGACAAGATGCTCGTCGGCTCGAGCGGCGACGTCGTCATCACGAACGACGGCGCGACCATCTTGAACGAGATGGACATCGAACACCCGGCGGCACAGATGATCGTCGAAGTCGCCGAGTCCCAGGAGGACGAGGTCGGCGACGGCACCACGACGGCGTCGGTGCTCGCCGGGAACCTCCTCGGCGAGGCGGAGGACCTCATCGAACAGGACGTCCACGCGACGACCATCGTCGAAGGGTATCACGAGGCCGCCCGCATCGCCCTCGAGGCGATCGACGAGCAGGTGAGCGAGGTCGCCGTCGACGACGACATTCTCGGTCAGGTCGCCGAATCGAGCATGACCGGCAAGGGAACCGGCGGACTGACCGCCGCGGAACTCGGCGAAACGGTCGTCGAAACGATTCGACACGTCGAAACCGACGACGGCGTCGCTCGCGAGAACGTCTCCGTCCACACGCAGGTCGGTGCCTCCTCGAACGCGACGGAACTCGTCCCCGGCATCGTCATCGACGAAGAGCCCGCCCACGACGCGATGCCGACGGATGTCGAAGACGCGTCGATCGCGCTCTTAGACGTCGAACTCGAGCTTCAGACCGGCGAGGTCGACGCCGAGTACGCGATCGACTCGATCGATCAGCTCAACGCCGCGATCGACGCGGAGGAGGGTGAACTCGACAATTACGCCGACGCGATCGTCGACAGCGGCGTCGACGTCGTGTTCACGACCGACGGCGTCGACGACCGCGTCGCCGCCAAACTCGCGAACGAAGGCGTCCTCGTCTTCGAGAACATCGGCAGCTCGGACGCGAAAAACGTCGCATCCGCGACGGGCGTCAGCCGCGTCGGCGCTCTCGAGGACCTCGAGGAAGCCGACTTCGGCCACGCAGAGCACGTCCGAACCGAGAGCTACAACGACGACGAGCTCGCCTTCATCGAGGGCGGTTCGGCCGCCGAATCGGTCACCGTCTTCGTCCGCGGGGGCACCAAACACGTCGTCGACGAACTCGAGCGCACCATCGGCGACGCGCTCGACGTCGTCGCGACCGCACTCGAGTCCGGCGAGGTCGTCCCCGGTGCGGGCGCGACCGAAATCGCCATCGCGGACAAGATCCGCTCGGAGGCCGCCGGCATCGAAGGCCGAAAACAGCTCGCGATCACGTCGTTCGCCGACGCGGTCGACATCGTGCCGCGCACGCTCGCCGCGAACACCGGCCAGGACCCGATCGATTCGCTCGTCGATCTGCGGGCCGCCCACGAATCCGACGGCCGCGCTGGCCTGATCACCGACAACGAGGAGGTCACGATCGGCGATCCGCTCGAGCACGGCGTCGTCGACCCGGCCGACGTCAAGCGCGAAGCCATCGAGAGCGCGACCGAAGCGGCGACGATGATCGCGCGAATTGACGACGTCATCTCCGCGGAGTAA
- a CDS encoding HalOD1 output domain-containing protein yields the protein MPGSPPSDRLREVGEATGQVVYYDENEGTYHTWCDNDESEPVSTALLVTVSSVFGVEPEDLDALGECIDPDALNAIFVHWRGDEPRIGDGSVSFSFSRCDVTVHADGEIIIDPHPRARDVLEQ from the coding sequence ATGCCGGGGAGCCCGCCGTCGGACCGATTGCGAGAGGTCGGTGAGGCGACTGGACAGGTCGTTTACTACGACGAAAACGAGGGGACCTATCACACGTGGTGTGACAATGACGAATCCGAACCGGTGAGCACGGCGCTTCTCGTGACGGTGTCGTCGGTTTTCGGCGTCGAGCCCGAGGATCTCGATGCGCTCGGCGAGTGTATCGACCCTGACGCGTTGAACGCTATTTTCGTCCACTGGCGCGGCGACGAACCGCGGATCGGAGACGGCTCCGTGTCCTTTTCGTTCTCTCGCTGTGACGTGACGGTCCACGCGGACGGCGAGATAATCATCGACCCACATCCTCGTGCCCGAGACGTGCTCGAGCAGTAG
- a CDS encoding SAM hydrolase/SAM-dependent halogenase family protein, giving the protein MLTLSSDFGSPYPAAVKGVLSQKTTARVVDIGHDFPRGDVGAAAFWLREILPYYPPATHLAAIDPGVGTDRRAIVVRAGEHALVGPDNGVLYPPARALAVSTDGDLESFEIDESATETDLLEIPRGPATTDGNRTNDRSVTFHARDVFAPAAATVHETPPDRLDSIAGLSHVDMESLVKETIPTASVETDPDRARGEVLVVDDFGNVITNVPGAFLADRESIEANGRRIPVEAAFASVPPGDRLATVGEHGYVELDVNDGRGDEAFSLERGDDVVLEP; this is encoded by the coding sequence ATGCTGACGCTCAGTTCCGATTTCGGCTCGCCATATCCGGCGGCAGTGAAAGGCGTCCTCTCGCAGAAGACGACCGCTCGAGTCGTCGATATCGGCCACGACTTTCCGCGCGGCGACGTCGGAGCTGCCGCCTTCTGGCTCCGAGAGATCCTCCCCTACTATCCGCCGGCGACCCACCTCGCAGCCATCGACCCCGGCGTCGGAACCGACCGCCGCGCGATCGTCGTTCGCGCGGGCGAGCACGCGCTCGTCGGCCCGGACAACGGCGTCTTGTACCCGCCCGCTCGAGCCCTCGCCGTCAGTACCGACGGTGACCTCGAATCGTTCGAAATCGACGAGTCGGCGACCGAAACCGACCTGCTCGAGATCCCACGCGGTCCGGCGACGACGGACGGGAATCGGACGAACGATCGAAGCGTGACGTTTCACGCCCGAGACGTGTTCGCGCCGGCCGCCGCGACGGTTCACGAAACGCCGCCTGACCGACTGGACTCGATCGCGGGGCTCTCGCACGTCGACATGGAGTCGCTGGTAAAAGAGACGATTCCGACGGCCAGCGTCGAAACCGACCCCGACCGAGCGCGCGGGGAGGTGCTCGTCGTCGACGACTTCGGCAACGTCATCACCAACGTTCCCGGCGCGTTTCTGGCCGATCGCGAGTCGATCGAGGCGAACGGCCGCCGGATCCCCGTCGAAGCCGCGTTCGCGTCCGTTCCCCCCGGCGACCGACTCGCGACCGTCGGGGAACACGGCTACGTCGAACTCGACGTCAACGACGGGCGCGGCGACGAGGCGTTCTCGCTCGAGCGGGGCGACGACGTGGTGCTCGAGCCCTGA